In Methanomassiliicoccus sp., the genomic stretch GATTGCGGACCGATACACCTACGGTTTCGACGCGTCCATCCACCACGTGACGCCAGACATCGTTGTCCAGCCCCGGAGCACCGAGCAGGTATCCCAGCTGGTAAAGCTCGCTAACAAGCTCAAGATACCCATCGTACCACGGGGGGCCGGGACCGGCCTGTGCGGGGGTGCGGTACCGCTGAAGGGCGGGATGGTCATCGACCTCACCCGCATGAACAAGATCAAGGAAGTCAGGGTCGAGGACCTGTACTGCGTGTGCGAGGCCGGCGTGATCTACGACAGCCTCCAGAAGGCCCTGGGCCCGTACAAGTTCACCTTCCCCCCGACCCCTGGTAGCGCCGAGGCCTGCACTGTTGGAGGCATGGTAGCGACCAACGCCTCGGGCATGCGGGCGGTCAAGTACGGGGGGACCCGGGACTATGTTCTAGGTTTGGAGGTTGTCCTTCCCACCGGGGAGATAATACAGGTCGGTACCCGGACGCTTAAGAACGCTTCCGGCTATCAGCTAGAGAGGTTCTTCGTAGGGAGCGAGGGTACCCTGGGCATCATCACTCAGGTCACCCTGCGCATCGTCCCCAAGCCCAAGAAGATGGCCATGATCCTGGCCGGCTTCGACAACCTGGAAAAGGCCGGCAAGTGCGTTTCCGCCCTCATCGCCAAGCCCCTACTGCCCTCCGCGGTCGAGCTGATGGACTCCACCTGCATCCGCGCGGTGAATAAGGCCATCAACGCCGGCCTGCCGGACGTGGCCGCGCTGTGTATGATCGAGGTCGACGGTGACCCCAAAGTGGTGGCCGACGAGCTGGTGGAGGTCGTCAAGGTCGCCGAGTCCATCGGTGCGATCGGACTGCAGCAGTCCGACGACCCGGCCCAGATGGCCAAGTGGACCAACTCTCGCAAGAGCGTGATGTCCGCCTTGTCCCGCTATGGCGCGGGCATGGTGTCAGTGTCCCTGGCTGATGACATGGCGGTGCCTATATCGAAGATCCCAATCGCGGTAGTGGAGTTCGCCAAAATCGCGGAGAAGTACGGCGTCATCATCGGCACCTATGGCCACGCCGCTGATGGTAACCTGCATACCAAGATGCTGCTGAACCCGGAGTCCCCGGAGTCCTGGCGCCATGGCGAGATGGCGGTGCGGGACATCTTCGACACCTGCGTCCGCCTGGGCGGTACGGTCACCGGCGAGCACGGGGTCGGCATCTCCAAGGCACCCTACTTCCAGAAGGAGCGGGTCACCGCCCTGGGAGCCATGGCCGCGATCAAGAAGGCGCTCGACCCGAACAACATCATGAACCCCGGCAAGATGCAGGAGTGGGAGGGGTGCATCATCCAGCACCTCCGCTACCCCTGCCCTGATCAGAAGGATTGATCAGGCCAGGATGCCGAGCAGAAGCAGCATGGCCAGGACTACGGTCGTCCCGAAGGTGACCGCGTAGACCGGCACGCTCCAATGCAGCACCTTGGAGCCGTCGAGTGGAGGGATAGGCAGCAGGTTGAATACCGCCAGCAGGATGTTCACCGAGCCGATCCAGTACACGGCGATGGCCAGTAGGCCGTTCTGCAGCCACAGTCCGAGGCCGAGGAACAGCAGCCCGAGGCCGAGATTGGTCAACGGGCCAGCTATGCTGATCAGGCCGTTCTGCTTCCTGCTGATCGCCCCCTGGATGTACACCGCACCAGGCGCGGCGAGGAGGAAACCGAATACCGCGGTCACCACTGCAAGCAGCAGCCCCATGGGATAAGCCCGGAACTCCGCCCAAGCCCCGTTGCGCTGCGCCACCACTTTGTGGGCCAGTTCGTGGAGCATGAACCCGGTCAGCACGGCCACGAAGGAGCTGCCCAGGGCGTAGAGGATGAACTCCACATTAGATAGACCAGTAATGGACGAACGGAGGAACGACAGGGTGAAGGCCAGGGTCAGGGCCCCGACCGCCAGCATTATGTGGCGGATTTCCACCCGGCCGAACCTGATCTTTCCATATCCTGACGGTATATGGATGGTGTTCTGATCGTACATTTATTCTTACTCACCCCCTAGCGCCTCTTAAAGCTTCGGTTCTCAATGCCGGTAAACGAACCATGCCGGCGCACCCACCGCTAGAAGGCGAATGCCAGGATGGCCAGGATCATGAAAGTCAGGAACAGCCGCTTGGCCACCGACCGCGGGAAGCCCGACATCCCGGTGGCGCCGAGCAGGGCGGAGACAATGGCCAGTATGATGAATGGGATCGCCAGTTCCAGGATCATCGCGGCACCTCCAACCTTTGTTCTTTCGATCGATCTATTTATCCCTTAGGCGCCGCCCCTAGCTTCGGGCGGGCCTTCTGGTGCGACCTCGGCGAGGTCAGGTCCGGCGCGCGATCGTGGAAACTCTCTTCGCCCCACATCCAAGCGACGCGGCATGCCGGACGGGGCGGAGTAGTAATAGCTGCCTTCGCAAAGGACGGGGGCGAAGGGCAAATACTTGAAATATAAGGCGCATTTAAGTCGGATGCCCCATTTCGAGCATGGTAAGGTCGGCCTCCGGTGGTGCGACAGCTGCGGAACGTTGATCCTCGGTCAGCGCTGCGACGTCTGCTCCTCGGCCGGAAGGTACTTCGAGGTATCCAAGCCTGGGGACATCAGGCCATGCATGGGGGAGAGCACGAACGTGCTCATCAGCCTCTTCGACAGGCACTTCGGGGCCTCGGACTTCCTGCGCAACCGCACTGTCTTCCTGAACAAGGTGGCGGGGGAGGACCGGACCGACGAGATCGTGTTCCAGGGTATGATCATCGGCGTTCTGCGATACGATCTGCGGTCCTGCGGCTTCCAGCTCGACCTTCGCCTGGAGGGTGCGCTCCTGTTGCACCCGCTGGCCAAGAAGGGTGTGGTCATTGTCGGCCACGACTCCGGCCATCTCAAGGGCAAGACCCTCCCCGGCAGCGCCATCAAAGAGGTGCGGGGGGAGTTCGAGGCGGGAGACCCGTTGATCGTGGTCGCCGGGAATCTGGTGTGCAGCGCGGTGGCTAAGGTATCGAGCAAGGAGATCTCCACCGCGCCGAAGGCCATAGGAGTCCGGGACGTGGGAAAAGGAACGATCGAGGTCGGCAAGCGGCGCTCCTCGTGGACCGGTTTCGTCAACGTGAACGAGAAGCACTTTCGAGCCCTGGAGTCCCGGGCGGTCTCCGACATCAAGTCCTTCGTCGGCAATAATAAGCTGCCGGTGACCCTATCGTTCAGCGGGGGAAAGGATTCCCTGGCCTGCTACGGCCTAGCCTTGAGGGCGGTGCCCCAGTTTTCCCTTATCTTTGTCAACACCGGCCTGGAGTTCCCGGAGACGGTCAAGTACGTCCAGGACTTCGCCCGCAAGAACCGCGAGCGCCTGCTGGTGGCCGATGCGGGAGATGCGTTCTGGGAGCAGGTCGGTTCGTTCGGCCCGCCGGCCAAAGACTTCCGGTGGTGCTGCAAGGTGTGCAAACTGGCCCCCTTGACCGATCTGATCGAGAGGAACTTTCCTCAGGGGACGGTGACCATCGAGGGCAACCGCGCCTACGAGTCCTTCGCCCGCTCCACCATCTCTTTCGTGGAGCGGAACCCCTTCGTTCCCAATCAGGTCATCCTCAACCCTGTCCGGGAGTGGAGAGCGGCGGAGGTGTGGGGATACATCTGGTGGAGAAACATCGATTACAATCCCCTCTATGAGATGGACTATGAGCGGATCGGTTGCTACCTGTGCCCCTCCTGCCTGGAGAGCGAGTGGCGGAACACGGCGCGCATACACCCGGATCTCCATGCCGACTGGGATGAGCACCTCAGGCAGTGGTCGAGGGATTGTGGGGGAGGGGAGGAATACGTCAAGTATGGCTTCTGGCGCTGGAAGGTGTATCCGAGGAAGATGCGCCAGTTGGCGGACGAGGTGCATCTCAGGCTCCCCCAGGTCCGCTCCGACCGGCTGGACCTCAAGTGGGTCAAGGGCGTGTCCCCTTGCCTCACCGGAGGGTACTCGGCTGAAGGGGTGCTGTCAGTCCCCCGCAAGAGGGACTTTTCCCGGGTCGTCGAGTCGCTCAAGACCATCGGCCAGGTCAAGTACTCCCATGAGTACGAGATCGCCCTAGTCAAGACGAAGGACTGCACCCTTAAGGTCTTCGGTGGAGGCCAGATGGTCGCCACCGGGCCAACGCCGGAGAAGGCCCACGCCATCTTCGAGGCCGGAGGGAAGGCGTTACTGAGAGCCCAGCTGTGTACCGAGTGCGGCATCTGTGTGCGTAATTGTAAGGACCGCGCCATAACCATTGACCATGGGTTCACGGTGGACGAGGAGAGGTGCAAGCGATGCGGGAGGTGCACCGCGGCCTGCGTAGTAGCCCACTACTACGACAAGCTCGTCACCTAGACATCAATTTAAATAGTGACAATCGGTCCTCTTGACGGATGGACTTCACCTCATACGTGGCGGCGGCCATCGGCTTTGCGCCTCCCATCGCATTGATGCTGTGGACTTTGCAGAGATACACCTATCCCAAGGTCGAGCGGCCTTACTTCAGCGATCCCAGGCTTTTCGGCATGTTCACTGTGGGCATCGTCATTGGCGCGCTGCTGTACCTCGTCTCCATCTTCCTATCGGCCGAGTACGCCTTCGTCGGCTTCCTCCTTGAGGAGGCGGTCAAGCTCATGATCATGAACATGCCCAGATTCCAGAGGAGGGCGGACACTCCATTCTACGCCTTCGGGCTGAGCGCGGGCATGGCCACCGCCCTGGCCTATGGGGTGATCAACCGTGCGCTAACCATGACCGGGTTCGACGCCCTGGCGATTACGATCATGGTCGCGTACTCGATCATGACGGCATTGCTGCAGATATCCACCGGGACGACCATCGGCATGGGGGTAGCGCGGGGTACTCCGTGGCCGTTCTTCGGCCAGGCCGTGGTTGTTAACTTAGCATATGTCCTCATGCTCGCCCCGTCTAGCACGGCGTTCGTAGGTAGCGGAGCAATGGCCTCCGTACTGTTCGTGGCTGCTTTCGTCTTCGTGGCGCTGTATTATTACTACGTGCATCAGAAGATGCTGCCCCTCTACGTCAGGGAAGCATTGGTCAAGCTCGGGGAGAACAAGCCTAAGAAAGCGAGAAAGGTTCCCAGGACGAAAGATTGAAAGCTTGCTAGCCCGTGTTTATAAGGCGTGGAGCGGGTGAAAAGGAGGCGTCCGGCGGCCAGGGCGGCCGCGATGGCAGGCGTCGTGGTGATAGTCATCCTGGTGCTGCTGATCCCAGCGGTTCAGGCATTCTTCGTCGATCTCATGACCTCGCCGTTCCGGCCCCGTTACCCTGAGAGTGCGACCTTCACCCTTGAGAGGTCTTTGACCGTTGACGCCAACGGTGGAAACATCATCAGTTACGACTTCGACATCTGCGAGCCCGTATCCATCGTTCAGAACGGCTATTCCATTCAGAACGTGAGCTCAGTCCTATATTCGCCCCAGGTGTCGTTCCACGAGGACCGGTACGGATATAACTGGGTGGGGTGGAACGGAACGTCTCTTTCCGGCAGGGAGACCACGACCTGCTCGGCCACCTATCAGGTAACGGTGCGCACCCACATCTGGAGCATTGACCGCCAATCTTCTCTGGGCATCGATCAGGTGCCCCAGGGGCTGCGGGACAGGTATCTGCATGACGAATGGCAGGCGACCAATGGTCCCCTCACCGCTGGAGGATACATGATCGACATGACCTCTCCAGAGGTCGTCTCGACGGCCCAGGCCATCGTGGGCAACGAGACCAACGTGTATCAGGTGCTGAAAGACATCTATGACTGGATGACGACCAACGTGCGGTACTCGGCCGCTGCCTCGGGCGGGGAGCCACAGACCGCGCTGGAAACCCTGGTGACAAGGAGTGGGGATTGTGACGACCAATCCATCCTGTTCTGCTCCCTGGCCCGGGCCGCTGGGGTTCCCGCATGGCTGCAGATGGGGGCACTTTACGTCAGCGCCGACGACAGCTGGGGAGGGCACGGCTGGCTCCAGGCATACATCCCGTTGGCCTCGGGAGGAGGGGAGAACGTGACCATCGATGTAGTCAATAAGGACTTCCTGGTCTTCCGTCCCAACCGATTTGTGGACTTCACCGATGACGGGGTCGGAACTCATCTGGCCGATTACTATTACACCTTCCAGACGACCTACGATCGGGATTCCTATGCCGCGGGTACACCGGTTTTCAGCGAGGTATACACCAAGCTGAGCTATGAGGAATCGAGCAAGAAGGTCAGCCAGGGCGGGGTGTACCTCCTGAATCGCGACCTCATGCTGCCCGGTACCGACCGGATCCGACCTCATACATGATGCCCGCCTCCAGGAGGAGGTTGATGACGCGCCCCAGTTCCTCCTCCTCGACCTCTCCCAGTGCCTGCTTGAGATCCTCCCTGGACGCCTCACCGCGCTCACCGATGGCTCGGACAATTAGCGAACGGAGCGCCTGGCGGTCGCGGACCGTCCTTCGCTCTACCATCGGGGGAGAGGGAGCGCCGGGCCTCTCTATGTCATAGACTAACCGCTCCCCTACCTGCCGGACACCCTCGGCCAGCTCCTTGGGGGAATCGGTGGAAAAATAAACCTTGGCCTTTCGCACCTCGATCCTATGCCCGCAGCGCGGGCAGGTGACCCGGGCTGAGGAAAGGTCCGCTCCCTGCACCTGGGTGCAGCGCGGACAGACGATTACTCCCAGCATCTAGTATTCAACGAAGACCAGAGCGGCGACGCAGGCCCCATAGTTGTCCATGGGTACGGAGAGCTCCTCGATGCGATACTCGATGGTCTCCATCTCGATCCCCCGCAGCTTAGCCATCTCGTCCATCTTCCATTCCATTATCTCACGGAGGGCCTTCTTGGATCCGTGAATGTGCCCTTCAGCCACGTACCCGCCCCGTCCGTCCTTGCGGAACCCGTAGGCGATGCCGGCGGAGATCATCTCGCCCTCTCCACCCCTCATCTGTGCGAGCACACAGTGGGTGACCGCTCCCATGGGCAACTCCCTGATGCCCACCTGCTCGGCTCCCACCGGGAGAACGGAGGAAACAGAGACGATGTTCAGTTCACCGATGCCGGCTTCGAGCAGGGCCTTATCGAAGGCATTGAGGTCGGAGACCTTGCTCACGGCGCAGCCAGAACTGATGAAGAACTTCTTAGGAACGAGATGCATGAATCGATGTAATTAGGACCCCGAATTTAAGGGTTTCCCCCTGTTTTCTGACCTCGAAGGCTGCCTCCTGGCCTTGTTGCGCGGGACCCTTGCCCGAGAAGTCACTTTCCGGCCTCGGCGCCGCCGGAGCGGGCACGACCGAAGCGGCCGTTAGCGCCCCCGATGTCCCGAAACTCCCGCTCGAGCATCTTGACCTCACGGGTACTGA encodes the following:
- a CDS encoding FAD-binding oxidoreductase, with the protein product MDQTVVEQIGTIVGENNYSTRIADRYTYGFDASIHHVTPDIVVQPRSTEQVSQLVKLANKLKIPIVPRGAGTGLCGGAVPLKGGMVIDLTRMNKIKEVRVEDLYCVCEAGVIYDSLQKALGPYKFTFPPTPGSAEACTVGGMVATNASGMRAVKYGGTRDYVLGLEVVLPTGEIIQVGTRTLKNASGYQLERFFVGSEGTLGIITQVTLRIVPKPKKMAMILAGFDNLEKAGKCVSALIAKPLLPSAVELMDSTCIRAVNKAINAGLPDVAALCMIEVDGDPKVVADELVEVVKVAESIGAIGLQQSDDPAQMAKWTNSRKSVMSALSRYGAGMVSVSLADDMAVPISKIPIAVVEFAKIAEKYGVIIGTYGHAADGNLHTKMLLNPESPESWRHGEMAVRDIFDTCVRLGGTVTGEHGVGISKAPYFQKERVTALGAMAAIKKALDPNNIMNPGKMQEWEGCIIQHLRYPCPDQKD
- a CDS encoding site-2 protease family protein, which encodes MYDQNTIHIPSGYGKIRFGRVEIRHIMLAVGALTLAFTLSFLRSSITGLSNVEFILYALGSSFVAVLTGFMLHELAHKVVAQRNGAWAEFRAYPMGLLLAVVTAVFGFLLAAPGAVYIQGAISRKQNGLISIAGPLTNLGLGLLFLGLGLWLQNGLLAIAVYWIGSVNILLAVFNLLPIPPLDGSKVLHWSVPVYAVTFGTTVVLAMLLLLGILA
- a CDS encoding DUF1328 family protein, which translates into the protein MILELAIPFIILAIVSALLGATGMSGFPRSVAKRLFLTFMILAILAFAF
- a CDS encoding phosphoadenosine phosphosulfate reductase family protein, whose protein sequence is MPHFEHGKVGLRWCDSCGTLILGQRCDVCSSAGRYFEVSKPGDIRPCMGESTNVLISLFDRHFGASDFLRNRTVFLNKVAGEDRTDEIVFQGMIIGVLRYDLRSCGFQLDLRLEGALLLHPLAKKGVVIVGHDSGHLKGKTLPGSAIKEVRGEFEAGDPLIVVAGNLVCSAVAKVSSKEISTAPKAIGVRDVGKGTIEVGKRRSSWTGFVNVNEKHFRALESRAVSDIKSFVGNNKLPVTLSFSGGKDSLACYGLALRAVPQFSLIFVNTGLEFPETVKYVQDFARKNRERLLVADAGDAFWEQVGSFGPPAKDFRWCCKVCKLAPLTDLIERNFPQGTVTIEGNRAYESFARSTISFVERNPFVPNQVILNPVREWRAAEVWGYIWWRNIDYNPLYEMDYERIGCYLCPSCLESEWRNTARIHPDLHADWDEHLRQWSRDCGGGEEYVKYGFWRWKVYPRKMRQLADEVHLRLPQVRSDRLDLKWVKGVSPCLTGGYSAEGVLSVPRKRDFSRVVESLKTIGQVKYSHEYEIALVKTKDCTLKVFGGGQMVATGPTPEKAHAIFEAGGKALLRAQLCTECGICVRNCKDRAITIDHGFTVDEERCKRCGRCTAACVVAHYYDKLVT
- a CDS encoding transglutaminase-like domain-containing protein yields the protein MERVKRRRPAARAAAMAGVVVIVILVLLIPAVQAFFVDLMTSPFRPRYPESATFTLERSLTVDANGGNIISYDFDICEPVSIVQNGYSIQNVSSVLYSPQVSFHEDRYGYNWVGWNGTSLSGRETTTCSATYQVTVRTHIWSIDRQSSLGIDQVPQGLRDRYLHDEWQATNGPLTAGGYMIDMTSPEVVSTAQAIVGNETNVYQVLKDIYDWMTTNVRYSAAASGGEPQTALETLVTRSGDCDDQSILFCSLARAAGVPAWLQMGALYVSADDSWGGHGWLQAYIPLASGGGENVTIDVVNKDFLVFRPNRFVDFTDDGVGTHLADYYYTFQTTYDRDSYAAGTPVFSEVYTKLSYEESSKKVSQGGVYLLNRDLMLPGTDRIRPHT
- a CDS encoding pyruvoyl-dependent arginine decarboxylase; this translates as MHLVPKKFFISSGCAVSKVSDLNAFDKALLEAGIGELNIVSVSSVLPVGAEQVGIRELPMGAVTHCVLAQMRGGEGEMISAGIAYGFRKDGRGGYVAEGHIHGSKKALREIMEWKMDEMAKLRGIEMETIEYRIEELSVPMDNYGACVAALVFVEY